The genomic DNA GCCGAAGCGACTGACAACGCTGTATAGCGTCCCTTTCACGTAGTTCTGGTCGAACTTCTGCCAGCGGGTGAAGAAGTTCTTCACTTCGGGATACTCAGCCGCGTTCAGCGGGAGCAGCAGGTCGCTGCTCACCAGCTTGGCGATCCAGGGCGTGTCGGGTGTGGCGATGTCCCACTCCCCGGGTCGTGCCGCACTGAGGATGGCAAACATCTGGTCGGAGCTGGGGTAGATCTTGGAGTTCACCTTGACACCGTAGCGCTGCTCGAAGGGCTTGATGATCTGCTCCTCCTCGTAGCCCGGCATCACCAGTATGTTCAGCGTCCCCCCAATGCGTTGCTGCGCCTGCGCGCCGGACCCGGCCAG from Armatimonadota bacterium includes the following:
- a CDS encoding extracellular solute-binding protein translates to MRNLSTRFGVFGVAAVLVAVVLAGSGAQAQQRIGGTLNILVMPGYEEEQIIKPFEQRYGVKVNSKIYPSSDQMFAILSAARPGEWDIATPDTPWIAKLVSSDLLLPLNAAEYPEVKNFFTRWQKFDQNYVKGTLYSVVSRFGFYGIVYNSKFVKAEETRSIKIMWNPKYKGKIVLFDWYLPNMGMIGRYLGFRRPYRIRGEDLKKLEQTLYSLRPQVGII